One Punica granatum isolate Tunisia-2019 chromosome 3, ASM765513v2, whole genome shotgun sequence genomic window carries:
- the LOC116199338 gene encoding ubiquitin carboxyl-terminal hydrolase 13-like isoform X2 — protein sequence MTVMTPAPADQQEDVEMLVPQSDVAVENNDQPQSMEVAAPAEAASTADNQVTEDPQPSRFTWRIGNFSRINSKRIYSEPFVVGGYRWRVLIFPKGNNVESLSMYLDVADAPTLPYGWSRYAQFTLAVINQINNKYTVRKDTQHQFNARESDWGFTSFMPLSELYDPCRGYLVHDSIIVEAEVVVRKVVDYFMYDSKKETGYVGLKNQGATCYMNSLLQTLYHIPYFRKAVYHMPTTENDMPSSISIPLALQSLFYKLQYSDSSVATKELTKSFGWDTYDSFMQHDVQELNRVLCEKLEDKMKGTVVEGTIQKLFEGHHMNYIECVNVDYKSTRKESFYDLQLDVKGCRDIYASFDKYVEVECLEGDNKYQSEQHGLQEAKKGVLFIDFPPVLQLQLKRFEYDFARDTMVKINDRYEFPLQLDLDRDDGKYLSPEADRSVRNLYTLHSVLVHSGGVHGGHYYAYIRPTLSDQWYKFDDERVTKEDTKRALEEQYGGEEELQPANPGFNNTPFKFTKYSNAYMLVYVRESDKDKIICNVDETDIAEHLRERLKKEQEEKEHKKKEKAEAHLYTIVKVARDVDLAEQIGRDIYFDLVDHEKVKVFRVQKQMPFSVFKEEIAKVFGIPVQCQRFWLWAKRQNHTYRPNRPLTQSEELQAVGHLRELSNKANIAELKLFLEVEIGPDLQPVAPPDKTKEDILLFFKLYDPEREELRYVGRLFVKSTSKPLEILAKLNEMAGYDLDQEIDLYEEIKFEPSIMCEPVDKKVAFKSSQIEDGDIICFQKSTPIDNDHQFQYPDVPSFLEYVHNRQVVHFRSLDKPKEDDFCLEMSKLYTYDDVVGKVALQLSLDDPSKIRLTSHNCYSQQPKPQPIKYRGVDRLSDMLIHYNQTSDILYYEVLDIPLPELQGLKMLKVAYHSPTKDEMVIHSIRLPKQCSVGDVLNDLRTKVELSHPDAELRLLEVFYHKIYKIFPLSEKIENINDQYWTLRAEEVPEEEKNLGPQSRIIHVYHFTKEANPNQQVQNFGEPFFFVIHEGETLAEIKERIQKRLQVPDEEFAKWKFAFLSLGRPEYLQDTDVLSNRFQRRDVYGPWEQYLGLEHPDTTPKRAYQANQNRHTFEKPVKIYN from the exons ATGACCGTCATGACTCCCGCGCCTGCGGAT CAACAGGAGGACGTTGAGATGCTCGTTCCGCAATCGGACGTGGCAGTGGAAAACAATGATCAGCCTCAGTCCATGGAAG TTGCAGCACCAGCTGAAGCTGCTAGTACAGCGGATAATCAGGTCACCGAGGATCCTCAACCTTCGAGGTTCACATGGAGAATTGGCAACTTCTCCAGGATAAATTCGAAGAGGATATACTCGGAACCTTTTGTGGTTGGTGGTTATAGATG GCGGGTGCTTATTTTTCCTAAAGGCAACAACGTGGAGTCCTTGTCCATGTATTTGGATGTTGCTGATGCCCCTACCTTGCCATATGGCTGGAGCAGATATGCGCAGTTTACCTTAGCGGTGATAAATCAAATTAACAACAAGTATACTGTGAGGAAAG ATACACAACACCAGTTCAATGCCCGAGAGAGTGATTGGGGTTTCACATCCTTTATGCCTCTTAGTGAATTATATGATCCTTGTAGAGGTTATCTTGTACATGACTCTATCATAGTTGAAGCTGAGGTCGTTGTCCGGAAAGTCGTAGATTACTTTATGTACGACTCAAAAAAGGAGACTGGCTATGTTGGTCTTAAGAACCAAGGAGCGACTTGCTATATGAACTCTCTTCTCCAGACGTTGTATCATATCCCATACTTTAGAAAG GCTGTATACCATATGCCCACTACCGAAAACGATATGCCATCATCTATAAGCATCCCTCTGGCTCTTCAGAGTTTGTTCTACAAGCTCCAGTACAGTGACAGCAGTGTAGCCACAAAAGAGTTGACCAAGTCTTTTGGGTGGGATACATATGATTCTTTCATGCAGCATGATGTGCAGGAACTCAATAGGGTCCTCTGTGAAAAACTTGAAGATAAAATGAAG GGGACAGTTGTGGAGGGAACAATACAGAAGTTGTTTGAAGGGCATCACATGAATTACATCGAATGTGTCAATGTAGACTACAAGTCTACAAGGAAGGAATCATTTTATG ACCTTCAGCTTGATGTAAAGGGTTGTCGTGATATATATGCTTCCTTTGATAAATATGTTGAGGTTGAATGCCTTGAGGGTGATAACAAGTACCAGTCCGAGCAACATGGTCTGCAG GAAGCTAAGAAAGGTGTATTATTCATCGACTTTCCTCCTGTCCTTCAGCTTCAGCTGAAGCGCTTTGAATATGATTTTGCGCGAGACACTATGGTGAAG ATTAATGATCGGTACGAGTTTCCGCTACAACTTGACCTTGACCGTGATGATGGCAAATATTTATCTCCCGAAGCAGATCGGAGTGTTCGTAATCTGTACACTCTTCACAG TGTTCTCGTTCATAGTGGCGGGGTCCATGGGGGACATTATTATGCATATATCAGGCCTACTCTCTCTGATCAGTG GTATAAGTTCGATGATGAGAGGGTGACAAAGGAGGACACTAAGAGGGCTCTTGAGGAGCAGTATGGTGGTGAGGAAGAG TTGCAGCCAGCAAACCCTGGATTCAACAACACACCCTTTAAGTTTACCAAATACTCTAATGCATACATGCTGGTATATGTACGTGAAAGTGACAAGGACAAAATAATCTGTAATGTGGACGAGACGGATATTGCAGAACATCTTAGG GAGAGATTGAAGAAAGAACAAGAGGAGAAAGAGCataagaagaaggagaaggcagAAGCACACCTATATACTATCGTAAAG GTTGCCAGAGATGTGGATCTTGCAGAACAAATTGGTCGGGATATTTATTTTGACCTTGTGGACCATGAAAAAGTTAAGGTGTTTCGTGTTCAGAAGCAGATGCCTTTTAGCGTTTTCAAG GAAGAGATAGCGAAGGTGTTTGGGATTCCAGTGCAATGTCAACGTTTCTGGCTTTGGGCAAAGCGTCAGAACCATACATATCGCCCCAATCGGCCATTGACACAATCAGAGGAATTACAAGCt GTTGGGCACCTGAGGGAATTGTCGAATAAGGCTAACATTGCAGAATTGAAGTTGTTTTTGGAAGTAGAAATAGGACCG GACTTGCAACCAGTTGCACCACCTGACAAGACAAAGGAAGATATTCTGTTATTTTTTAAGCTTTATGATCCAGAGAGGGAGGAACTACG ATACGTTGGGAGGCTTTTTGTGAAGAGTACAAGCAAACCCTTAGAGATCTTGGCGAAGTTAAATGAAATGGCCGGTTATGATTTAGATCAGGAAATCGACCTATATGAG GAAATTAAGTTCGAGCCAAGTATCATGTGTGAACCTGTTGACAAGAAAGTTGCCTTTAAAAGTAGTCAG ATTGAAGATGGAGATATCATTTGCTTTCAGAAATCTACTCCTATTGACAATGATCACCAATTCCAGTACCCGGACGTCCCTTCTTTTCTGGAATACGTGCACAATCGTCAA GTTGTTCATTTTCGATCTCTTGACAAACCCAAGGAGGACGATTTCTGCTTGGAAAT GTCAAAACTCTATACCTACGATGATGTAGTCGGAAAAGTAGCCCTACAACTCAGCTTGGATGATCCCTCTAAAATCAGGCTCACATCCCACAACTGTTACTCTCAGCAGCCCAAACCTCAGCCCATAAAGTACCGTGGAGTGGATCGTTTGTCTGATATGCTAATCCACTACAATCAG ACTTCTGATATATTATACTATGAAGTATTGGATATTCCTCTTCCAGAACTTCAAGGCTTGAAAATGCTAAAAGTAGCATACCATAGTCCCACCAAGGATGAA ATGGTAATTCATTCAATTAGGCTTCCAAAGCAATGCTCTGTCGGAGATGTACTGAACGATCTCAGGACAAAG gTCGAGCTGTCCCATCCTGATGCTGAGCTTAGGTTGCTTGAAGTTTTCTATCACAAGATCTACaag ATCTTTCCCCTCAGTGAAaagattgaaaatataaatgatcAGTACTGGACACTGCGAGCAGAAGAG GTTCCAGAAGAGGAGAAAAATCTTGGTCCTCAATCCCGTATAATCCACGTCTACCACTTCACAAAAGAGGCGAATCCTAACCAG CAAGTGCAGAACTTCGGGGAACCTTTCTTCTTTGTCATACACGAAGGTGAAACCTTGGCAGAAATCAAGGAAAGAATACAGAAGAGGCTGCAGGTTCCAGATGAGGAGTTTGCTAAG TGGAAATTCGCATTCCTTTCATTAGGTCGGCCAGAATACCTTCAGGATACTGATGTTCTCTCGAACCGCTTTCAG AGAAGAGATGTCTATGGTCCTTGGGAGCAGTATCTTGGTTTGGAGCACCCCGACACTACTCCAAAAAGAGCCTATCAAGCTAATCAG AACCGCCACACATTTGAAAAGCCAGTGAAGATCTATAACTGA
- the LOC116199340 gene encoding probable carboxylesterase 15 → MAEPASVVPYEVEECRGVLRVFSDGSIVRSSKPGLNVPVVDDGSVLWKDVQFDPVHDLYLRLYMPAAPSPSSSKLPVFYYIHGGGFCIGSRTWPNCQNYCFKLALELQAVVIAPDYRLAPENRLPAAIEDGFTAMKWLQVQAVAEEPDPWLTEVADFSRVFVSGDSAGGNIAHNLAVRLGVGSLELAPVVVRGYVLLAPFFGGTVRTKFEAEGPKEAFLNIDLIDRFWRLSIPIGDTTDHPLVNPFGPRSRSIKSVELDPILVVVGGADLLRDRAEDYAKRLKAWGKKVEYLEFEGKQHGFFTIDPNSDAAGELMVQIKRFIQSFS, encoded by the coding sequence ATGGCTGAACCTGCCTCAGTGGTGCCATATGAGGTCGAGGAATGCCGGGGCGTCCTGAGGGTCTTCAGTGACGGCTCGATAGTCCGTTCCTCGAAGCCGGGCTTGAACGTCCCTGTGGTCGACGATGGGTCGGTGCTGTGGAAAGATGTCCAGTTTGACCCGGTCCATGACCTGTATCTCAGGCTTTACATGCCTGCTGCCCCGTCTCCCTCCAGTTCTAAGCTGCCGGTCTTCTACTACATCCATGGTGGTGGCTTCTGCATCGGGTCGCGCACCTGGCCAAACTGCCAGAACTACTGCTTCAAGCTTGCCTTGGAGCTCCAGGCCGTGGTCATTGCCCCGGACTACCGCCTGGCCCCGGAGAACCGTCTCCCCGCTGCCATAGAGGATGGGTTCACAGCCATGAAGTGGCTCCAAGTTCAGGCCGTGGCCGAGGAGCCGGACCCGTGGCTGACTGAGGTGGCTGATTTCAGCCGGGTGTTCGTGTCCGGTGACTCTGCCGGTGGGAATATCGCCCACAACCTGGCGGTCCGGCTTGGGGTGGGTTCGCTTGAGCTGGCTCCAGTCGTGGTGAGGGGCTACGTGCTCTTGGCACCGTTTTTCGGTGGGACTGTGAGGACCAAGTTCGAGGCGGAGGGGCCCAAGGAAGCTTTCCTAAACATCGACCTCATCGATAGGTTTTGGAGGCTGTCGATTCCCATTGGTGACACAACTGACCACCCGCTGGTGAACCCCTTTGGGCCACGGAGCCGCAGCATCAAGTCGGTGGAGCTGGACCCGATCCTCGTGGTGGTTGGCGGTGCAGATCTCCTCAGAGACCGAGCCGAGGACTATGCCAAGCGGCTCAAAGCCTGGGGGAAGAAGGTCGAGTACCTTGAGTTCGAAGGCAAGCAGCATGGCTTCTTCACCATCGATCCCAACTCCGATGCCGCCGGCGAGCTCATGGTTCAAATCAAGCGTTTCATCCAGTCGTTCTCATGA
- the LOC116199338 gene encoding ubiquitin carboxyl-terminal hydrolase 13-like isoform X1 translates to MTVMTPAPADQQEDVEMLVPQSDVAVENNDQPQSMEVAAPAEAASTADNQVTEDPQPSRFTWRIGNFSRINSKRIYSEPFVVGGYRWRVLIFPKGNNVESLSMYLDVADAPTLPYGWSRYAQFTLAVINQINNKYTVRKDTQHQFNARESDWGFTSFMPLSELYDPCRGYLVHDSIIVEAEVVVRKVVDYFMYDSKKETGYVGLKNQGATCYMNSLLQTLYHIPYFRKAVYHMPTTENDMPSSISIPLALQSLFYKLQYSDSSVATKELTKSFGWDTYDSFMQHDVQELNRVLCEKLEDKMKGTVVEGTIQKLFEGHHMNYIECVNVDYKSTRKESFYDLQLDVKGCRDIYASFDKYVEVECLEGDNKYQSEQHGLQEAKKGVLFIDFPPVLQLQLKRFEYDFARDTMVKINDRYEFPLQLDLDRDDGKYLSPEADRSVRNLYTLHSVLVHSGGVHGGHYYAYIRPTLSDQWYKFDDERVTKEDTKRALEEQYGGEEELQPANPGFNNTPFKFTKYSNAYMLVYVRESDKDKIICNVDETDIAEHLRERLKKEQEEKEHKKKEKAEAHLYTIVKVARDVDLAEQIGRDIYFDLVDHEKVKVFRVQKQMPFSVFKEEIAKVFGIPVQCQRFWLWAKRQNHTYRPNRPLTQSEELQAVGHLRELSNKANIAELKLFLEVEIGPDLQPVAPPDKTKEDILLFFKLYDPEREELRYVGRLFVKSTSKPLEILAKLNEMAGYDLDQEIDLYEEIKFEPSIMCEPVDKKVAFKSSQIEDGDIICFQKSTPIDNDHQFQYPDVPSFLEYVHNRQVVHFRSLDKPKEDDFCLEMSKLYTYDDVVGKVALQLSLDDPSKIRLTSHNCYSQQPKPQPIKYRGVDRLSDMLIHYNQTSDILYYEVLDIPLPELQGLKMLKVAYHSPTKDEMVIHSIRLPKQCSVGDVLNDLRTKVELSHPDAELRLLEVFYHKIYKIFPLSEKIENINDQYWTLRAEEVPEEEKNLGPQSRIIHVYHFTKEANPNQQVQNFGEPFFFVIHEGETLAEIKERIQKRLQVPDEEFAKWKFAFLSLGRPEYLQDTDVLSNRFQQRRDVYGPWEQYLGLEHPDTTPKRAYQANQNRHTFEKPVKIYN, encoded by the exons ATGACCGTCATGACTCCCGCGCCTGCGGAT CAACAGGAGGACGTTGAGATGCTCGTTCCGCAATCGGACGTGGCAGTGGAAAACAATGATCAGCCTCAGTCCATGGAAG TTGCAGCACCAGCTGAAGCTGCTAGTACAGCGGATAATCAGGTCACCGAGGATCCTCAACCTTCGAGGTTCACATGGAGAATTGGCAACTTCTCCAGGATAAATTCGAAGAGGATATACTCGGAACCTTTTGTGGTTGGTGGTTATAGATG GCGGGTGCTTATTTTTCCTAAAGGCAACAACGTGGAGTCCTTGTCCATGTATTTGGATGTTGCTGATGCCCCTACCTTGCCATATGGCTGGAGCAGATATGCGCAGTTTACCTTAGCGGTGATAAATCAAATTAACAACAAGTATACTGTGAGGAAAG ATACACAACACCAGTTCAATGCCCGAGAGAGTGATTGGGGTTTCACATCCTTTATGCCTCTTAGTGAATTATATGATCCTTGTAGAGGTTATCTTGTACATGACTCTATCATAGTTGAAGCTGAGGTCGTTGTCCGGAAAGTCGTAGATTACTTTATGTACGACTCAAAAAAGGAGACTGGCTATGTTGGTCTTAAGAACCAAGGAGCGACTTGCTATATGAACTCTCTTCTCCAGACGTTGTATCATATCCCATACTTTAGAAAG GCTGTATACCATATGCCCACTACCGAAAACGATATGCCATCATCTATAAGCATCCCTCTGGCTCTTCAGAGTTTGTTCTACAAGCTCCAGTACAGTGACAGCAGTGTAGCCACAAAAGAGTTGACCAAGTCTTTTGGGTGGGATACATATGATTCTTTCATGCAGCATGATGTGCAGGAACTCAATAGGGTCCTCTGTGAAAAACTTGAAGATAAAATGAAG GGGACAGTTGTGGAGGGAACAATACAGAAGTTGTTTGAAGGGCATCACATGAATTACATCGAATGTGTCAATGTAGACTACAAGTCTACAAGGAAGGAATCATTTTATG ACCTTCAGCTTGATGTAAAGGGTTGTCGTGATATATATGCTTCCTTTGATAAATATGTTGAGGTTGAATGCCTTGAGGGTGATAACAAGTACCAGTCCGAGCAACATGGTCTGCAG GAAGCTAAGAAAGGTGTATTATTCATCGACTTTCCTCCTGTCCTTCAGCTTCAGCTGAAGCGCTTTGAATATGATTTTGCGCGAGACACTATGGTGAAG ATTAATGATCGGTACGAGTTTCCGCTACAACTTGACCTTGACCGTGATGATGGCAAATATTTATCTCCCGAAGCAGATCGGAGTGTTCGTAATCTGTACACTCTTCACAG TGTTCTCGTTCATAGTGGCGGGGTCCATGGGGGACATTATTATGCATATATCAGGCCTACTCTCTCTGATCAGTG GTATAAGTTCGATGATGAGAGGGTGACAAAGGAGGACACTAAGAGGGCTCTTGAGGAGCAGTATGGTGGTGAGGAAGAG TTGCAGCCAGCAAACCCTGGATTCAACAACACACCCTTTAAGTTTACCAAATACTCTAATGCATACATGCTGGTATATGTACGTGAAAGTGACAAGGACAAAATAATCTGTAATGTGGACGAGACGGATATTGCAGAACATCTTAGG GAGAGATTGAAGAAAGAACAAGAGGAGAAAGAGCataagaagaaggagaaggcagAAGCACACCTATATACTATCGTAAAG GTTGCCAGAGATGTGGATCTTGCAGAACAAATTGGTCGGGATATTTATTTTGACCTTGTGGACCATGAAAAAGTTAAGGTGTTTCGTGTTCAGAAGCAGATGCCTTTTAGCGTTTTCAAG GAAGAGATAGCGAAGGTGTTTGGGATTCCAGTGCAATGTCAACGTTTCTGGCTTTGGGCAAAGCGTCAGAACCATACATATCGCCCCAATCGGCCATTGACACAATCAGAGGAATTACAAGCt GTTGGGCACCTGAGGGAATTGTCGAATAAGGCTAACATTGCAGAATTGAAGTTGTTTTTGGAAGTAGAAATAGGACCG GACTTGCAACCAGTTGCACCACCTGACAAGACAAAGGAAGATATTCTGTTATTTTTTAAGCTTTATGATCCAGAGAGGGAGGAACTACG ATACGTTGGGAGGCTTTTTGTGAAGAGTACAAGCAAACCCTTAGAGATCTTGGCGAAGTTAAATGAAATGGCCGGTTATGATTTAGATCAGGAAATCGACCTATATGAG GAAATTAAGTTCGAGCCAAGTATCATGTGTGAACCTGTTGACAAGAAAGTTGCCTTTAAAAGTAGTCAG ATTGAAGATGGAGATATCATTTGCTTTCAGAAATCTACTCCTATTGACAATGATCACCAATTCCAGTACCCGGACGTCCCTTCTTTTCTGGAATACGTGCACAATCGTCAA GTTGTTCATTTTCGATCTCTTGACAAACCCAAGGAGGACGATTTCTGCTTGGAAAT GTCAAAACTCTATACCTACGATGATGTAGTCGGAAAAGTAGCCCTACAACTCAGCTTGGATGATCCCTCTAAAATCAGGCTCACATCCCACAACTGTTACTCTCAGCAGCCCAAACCTCAGCCCATAAAGTACCGTGGAGTGGATCGTTTGTCTGATATGCTAATCCACTACAATCAG ACTTCTGATATATTATACTATGAAGTATTGGATATTCCTCTTCCAGAACTTCAAGGCTTGAAAATGCTAAAAGTAGCATACCATAGTCCCACCAAGGATGAA ATGGTAATTCATTCAATTAGGCTTCCAAAGCAATGCTCTGTCGGAGATGTACTGAACGATCTCAGGACAAAG gTCGAGCTGTCCCATCCTGATGCTGAGCTTAGGTTGCTTGAAGTTTTCTATCACAAGATCTACaag ATCTTTCCCCTCAGTGAAaagattgaaaatataaatgatcAGTACTGGACACTGCGAGCAGAAGAG GTTCCAGAAGAGGAGAAAAATCTTGGTCCTCAATCCCGTATAATCCACGTCTACCACTTCACAAAAGAGGCGAATCCTAACCAG CAAGTGCAGAACTTCGGGGAACCTTTCTTCTTTGTCATACACGAAGGTGAAACCTTGGCAGAAATCAAGGAAAGAATACAGAAGAGGCTGCAGGTTCCAGATGAGGAGTTTGCTAAG TGGAAATTCGCATTCCTTTCATTAGGTCGGCCAGAATACCTTCAGGATACTGATGTTCTCTCGAACCGCTTTCAG CAGAGAAGAGATGTCTATGGTCCTTGGGAGCAGTATCTTGGTTTGGAGCACCCCGACACTACTCCAAAAAGAGCCTATCAAGCTAATCAG AACCGCCACACATTTGAAAAGCCAGTGAAGATCTATAACTGA